One genomic segment of Streptomyces sp. RerS4 includes these proteins:
- a CDS encoding NAD(P)/FAD-dependent oxidoreductase yields MITEPHDDAPTPCDPPAAEPAPEGPRRPSRRTVIAGAAAVAGAGALTVAATTAQTSQATTAAALTGWDACLSVARAILVRDEQDRPLVPRYADILLKNGLPKAPGAGARPGKNVLIVGAGPAGLSAAHLLREAGHRVTVIEANANRVGGRIKTFRTGGHENAAAPFADPKQYAEAGAMRIPDSHPLVTGLIDGLGLKRRRFHLVDVDGAGHPAYRTWIFVNGIRVRRADYARSPQTLNRSFGVPAAYESVPAAQIVRNAFAPVREHIEGKKDRALVEGWARVIQRYGHMSMYRYLTEEAKLDERTVDLIGTVENLTSRLHLAFVHSFIGASLISPDTTFFELPGGTATLADALYARVKDVVRLDRRATRITHGEGTVTVDTVSEGRDGSPVRRETFTADTAIITVPFSGLRHIPVTPALSYGKRRAITELHYDAATKVLLEFSRRWWEFDEEDWKRELEAVRPGLYRDYQLGRTPADGSLLGVHTSVPRGRVSGGQRAHYAACRPVTRDQPQAAHVVGGGSATDNPNRFMFQPSHPVEGSPGGVILASYSWSDDALKWDSLDDEERYPRALAGVQEVFGQRIEVFYTGVGRTQSWMRDPYAYGEASVLLPGQHTELLDHVRRPEGRLHFAGCHTSVKPAWIEGALESAVRTALEVHLAP; encoded by the coding sequence ATGATCACGGAACCGCACGACGACGCCCCCACCCCCTGCGACCCGCCCGCGGCCGAGCCCGCACCCGAAGGGCCGCGCAGGCCCTCGCGGCGTACCGTCATCGCCGGAGCCGCCGCGGTCGCGGGCGCCGGCGCGCTGACGGTGGCCGCCACCACCGCGCAGACCTCGCAGGCGACCACCGCCGCCGCCCTGACCGGCTGGGACGCCTGCCTGTCCGTCGCCCGCGCCATCCTCGTACGCGACGAGCAGGACCGGCCCCTCGTACCGCGCTACGCGGACATCCTGCTGAAGAACGGGCTGCCCAAGGCCCCCGGCGCCGGCGCCCGCCCCGGCAAGAACGTCCTGATCGTCGGAGCCGGCCCCGCCGGACTCTCCGCCGCCCACCTGCTGCGCGAGGCCGGACACCGGGTCACCGTCATCGAGGCGAACGCCAACCGCGTCGGCGGCCGCATCAAGACCTTCCGCACGGGCGGCCACGAGAACGCCGCCGCGCCCTTCGCCGACCCCAAGCAGTACGCCGAGGCCGGCGCCATGCGCATCCCCGACAGCCACCCGCTGGTCACCGGCCTGATCGACGGGCTCGGCCTCAAGCGCAGGCGCTTCCACCTCGTCGACGTCGACGGCGCCGGCCACCCCGCGTACCGCACCTGGATCTTCGTCAACGGCATCCGCGTCCGCCGGGCCGACTACGCGCGCAGCCCGCAGACCCTCAACCGGTCCTTCGGCGTGCCGGCGGCCTACGAATCCGTGCCCGCCGCGCAGATCGTCCGCAACGCCTTCGCCCCCGTGCGCGAGCACATCGAGGGCAAGAAGGACCGGGCACTCGTCGAGGGCTGGGCCCGCGTCATCCAGCGCTACGGCCACATGTCGATGTACCGGTACCTGACCGAGGAAGCCAAGCTCGACGAGCGCACCGTCGACCTGATCGGCACCGTCGAGAACCTCACCTCCCGGCTCCACCTCGCCTTCGTGCACAGCTTCATCGGCGCCTCGCTGATCAGCCCCGACACCACCTTCTTCGAACTGCCCGGCGGCACCGCCACCCTCGCGGACGCGCTCTACGCCCGCGTGAAGGACGTCGTACGCCTCGACCGCCGCGCCACGCGCATCACCCACGGCGAGGGCACCGTCACCGTCGACACCGTCTCCGAGGGGCGCGACGGCAGCCCCGTACGCCGCGAGACCTTCACCGCCGACACCGCGATCATCACCGTCCCCTTCTCCGGCCTGCGGCACATCCCGGTCACCCCGGCCCTCTCCTACGGCAAGCGGCGCGCGATCACCGAACTGCACTACGACGCCGCGACCAAGGTGCTGCTGGAGTTCAGCCGCCGCTGGTGGGAGTTCGACGAGGAGGACTGGAAGCGGGAGTTGGAAGCGGTACGCCCCGGCCTGTACCGCGACTACCAGCTCGGCCGGACCCCGGCCGACGGGAGCCTGCTCGGCGTGCACACCTCCGTGCCCCGGGGCCGCGTCTCCGGCGGACAGCGCGCCCACTACGCCGCCTGCCGGCCCGTCACCCGCGACCAGCCGCAGGCCGCCCACGTCGTCGGCGGCGGATCGGCGACCGACAACCCCAACCGCTTCATGTTCCAGCCCTCCCACCCCGTCGAGGGCAGCCCCGGCGGCGTGATCCTCGCCTCCTACAGCTGGTCCGACGACGCCCTCAAGTGGGACTCCCTGGACGACGAGGAGCGCTACCCGCGGGCCCTGGCCGGGGTCCAGGAGGTGTTCGGGCAGCGGATCGAGGTGTTCTACACCGGTGTCGGCCGCACCCAGTCGTGGATGCGCGACCCCTACGCCTACGGCGAGGCGTCCGTCCTGCTTCCGGGCCAGCACACCGAACTGCTGGATCACGTCCGCAGGCCCGAGGGCCGCCTGCACTTCGCGGGATGCCACACATCCGTCAAGCCCGCGTGGATCGAAGGCGCCCTGGAATCCGCCGTGCGGACGGCGCTGGAGGTCCACCTCGCGCCGTGA
- a CDS encoding NAD-binding lipoprotein encodes MAQQYTRVLRLRLRYRFDHLVAGGTRVLIGWFALACLIVVVPVSAVFVWSARPAPATLSERLLAVWASVGQTLKIGGTTGSPVHVLASVVLALIALLFVSTLVSLITTGINRRVMSLRLGHSTVVEAGHTVVLGWSDQVFPVLGELVAANANQRRSAVAVLAPKDKVEMEEEISTRLTERGRTRIICRNGSTTEPAELRRVSPRTAKAVLVLPPGGDAGDAHVVKTLLALDAAVPGEGGDAVVVAAVRDPRHHTTARLAAGPAGHVLCVDEITARLLVQTARRPGLSLVYQELLDFEGDEFYTAPAGDLAGRPFGSAPLAFATSSVVGLLRADGRAVLNPDPATEIGSADRIIVISRDDDTAVRLDVSDLVAQDAIVTAAPRIPPAERLLLLGWNRRAPLVVDQLDQYVSPGTTLDVVALAGDAGDAGGPAALAVSPRRGLEVSFLHADITDARVLAKLDVPGYDGVIVLGETDPAALPVVPGASTLPGASTVLGPTVDPEALADDRTLVTLLHLRAIGQAADRPFALTTEMSDDGNRLLAPAREGADFIVSGRLISLLMTQISESRHLAAVFAELFDAEGNELHLKPVADYVRTGVEVTFATVVESARRRRECAVGYRLRAEAGVGPAHGVRVNPDKRQPVRFGDGDWVIVLAEG; translated from the coding sequence GTGGCGCAGCAGTACACCAGGGTCCTGCGGTTGCGGCTCCGGTACCGGTTCGACCATCTGGTGGCCGGGGGCACGCGGGTGCTCATCGGCTGGTTCGCGCTGGCGTGTCTGATCGTCGTCGTGCCGGTGAGCGCGGTCTTCGTCTGGTCGGCCCGGCCGGCCCCGGCCACCCTCTCCGAGCGGCTCCTGGCCGTGTGGGCGAGCGTCGGGCAGACGCTGAAGATCGGCGGGACGACCGGTTCCCCCGTCCACGTCCTGGCCTCGGTGGTGCTCGCCCTGATCGCGCTGCTGTTCGTCTCGACGCTGGTCAGTCTGATCACCACCGGCATCAACCGGCGCGTCATGTCGCTGCGGCTGGGTCACTCGACCGTGGTGGAGGCCGGGCACACCGTCGTGCTGGGCTGGTCGGACCAGGTCTTCCCGGTGCTCGGCGAACTGGTCGCCGCCAACGCCAACCAGCGCCGGTCGGCCGTCGCCGTGCTCGCTCCGAAGGACAAGGTGGAGATGGAGGAGGAGATCTCCACCCGCCTCACCGAACGCGGCCGGACCCGGATCATCTGCCGCAACGGCAGCACCACCGAGCCGGCGGAGCTGCGCCGGGTGAGTCCGCGGACGGCGAAGGCGGTGCTCGTACTGCCACCGGGCGGGGACGCCGGCGACGCGCACGTGGTGAAGACGCTGCTCGCCCTCGACGCCGCCGTTCCCGGGGAGGGGGGTGACGCGGTGGTGGTGGCCGCCGTCCGCGATCCCCGCCACCACACGACGGCCCGCCTCGCCGCCGGTCCGGCGGGACACGTGCTGTGCGTGGACGAGATCACCGCCCGGCTCCTCGTCCAGACGGCCCGTCGGCCCGGCCTCTCCCTCGTCTACCAGGAGCTGCTGGACTTCGAGGGCGACGAGTTCTACACCGCGCCCGCCGGGGACCTGGCGGGGCGCCCCTTCGGCTCGGCGCCGCTCGCGTTCGCCACGTCCTCGGTGGTCGGTCTGCTGCGCGCGGACGGCCGCGCCGTCCTCAACCCGGATCCGGCCACGGAGATCGGCTCCGCCGACCGGATCATCGTCATCTCCCGGGACGACGACACGGCCGTGCGGCTGGACGTGTCCGACCTCGTGGCGCAGGACGCGATCGTCACGGCCGCGCCCCGGATCCCGCCGGCCGAGCGGCTGCTGCTGCTCGGCTGGAACCGTCGCGCGCCGCTGGTCGTCGACCAGCTCGACCAGTACGTGAGTCCCGGGACCACCCTCGACGTGGTGGCCCTCGCCGGGGACGCGGGCGACGCCGGCGGCCCGGCCGCCCTCGCGGTGTCGCCTCGGCGCGGCCTCGAAGTGTCGTTCCTGCACGCCGACATCACCGACGCGCGGGTCCTGGCCAAGCTGGACGTACCGGGGTACGACGGGGTGATCGTGCTGGGCGAGACGGATCCGGCGGCGCTCCCGGTCGTCCCCGGCGCCTCGACCCTCCCCGGCGCCTCGACCGTCCTCGGCCCGACGGTCGACCCGGAGGCGCTCGCCGACGACCGGACGCTGGTCACGCTCCTGCACCTGCGGGCCATCGGGCAGGCCGCGGACCGCCCCTTCGCCCTCACCACCGAGATGTCCGACGACGGAAACCGGCTCCTCGCGCCCGCCCGCGAGGGCGCCGACTTCATCGTGAGCGGCCGGCTGATCAGTCTGCTGATGACGCAGATCTCGGAGAGCCGCCATCTCGCGGCCGTCTTCGCCGAGTTGTTCGACGCCGAGGGCAACGAGCTACACCTCAAGCCGGTCGCGGACTACGTCCGGACCGGCGTCGAGGTCACGTTCGCGACCGTCGTGGAATCGGCGCGCCGGCGCCGGGAGTGCGCGGTCGGCTACCGGCTGCGCGCCGAGGCCGGGGTGGGGCCCGCGCACGGGGTGCGGGTCAACCCCGACAAGCGGCAGCCGGTCCGGTTCGGGGACGGGGACTGGGTGATCGTGCTCGCCGAAGGCTGA
- a CDS encoding zinc ribbon domain-containing protein YjdM codes for MTEISLPPCPACSSVYTYEMGALLVCPECAHEWPADAAGTGDGSAAGSVEAPQEKVVKDAVGNVLADGDTVTVVKGLKVKGSPSGIKAGTKVRNIRLVDGVDGHDIDCRIDGFGSMQLKSSVVRKV; via the coding sequence GTGACCGAAATTTCCTTGCCCCCCTGCCCCGCGTGTTCGAGCGTGTACACCTACGAGATGGGCGCCCTGCTGGTGTGCCCCGAATGCGCGCACGAGTGGCCGGCCGATGCGGCCGGGACCGGCGACGGCTCTGCCGCCGGGTCCGTTGAGGCACCGCAGGAGAAGGTCGTCAAGGACGCCGTGGGCAACGTCCTGGCCGACGGGGACACCGTGACGGTGGTCAAGGGCCTCAAGGTCAAGGGCAGTCCGTCCGGCATCAAGGCCGGCACGAAGGTCCGCAACATCCGCCTCGTGGACGGCGTCGACGGCCACGACATCGACTGCCGCATCGACGGCTTCGGCTCGATGCAGCTCAAGTCCAGCGTGGTCAGGAAGGTCTGA
- a CDS encoding nucleobase:cation symporter-2 family protein codes for MAPLAPRRKTRTAAHPVDEVLPLSKLSLYGFQHVLAFYAGAVLVPVLLGNSLGLSRQELVYLINADLVTAGIATIIQAWGFWRIGARLPLVQGATFTAVSPMIAIGQGAGGGTAGLLVVYGAVITAGFATFLLAPFAGRLAAYFPPVVTGTLLTVIGVTLIPVALQDVGGGPGLIGTPAYGAPSHLAYAGGTLLFIMAVTRFGGPFLSSIAVLLGLVGGTAVAWLLGDADLGGVDQADWLGVSTPFHYGMPHFALFPMLAMVVVMMITMVETTGDVYAMGEITGRHVDGETVSRALRADGVATVLGGVFNSFPYVAFAENIGLVRISRVTSRFVVVAAGLFMIVLGLIPKAGALVAAVPHPVLGGAAVAMFGMVATVGIQILAKVDLREERNALILAVSLGAAMLPTVVGPFFERMPTEVRAVLGSGITLGSLSAVLLNLFFHAFGGRRSREDIDWDALTDAEADAHPHGHADAHFAPGR; via the coding sequence ATGGCACCCCTGGCCCCGCGCCGCAAAACCCGCACCGCCGCCCATCCCGTCGACGAGGTGCTCCCGCTCTCCAAGCTGTCGCTCTACGGCTTCCAACACGTCCTGGCCTTCTACGCCGGCGCCGTCCTCGTCCCGGTCCTCCTCGGCAACAGCCTCGGCCTGTCGCGCCAGGAACTCGTCTACCTGATCAACGCGGACCTGGTCACCGCGGGCATCGCCACCATCATCCAGGCCTGGGGGTTCTGGCGGATCGGCGCCCGACTGCCCCTCGTACAAGGGGCCACCTTCACCGCCGTGTCGCCGATGATCGCCATCGGGCAGGGCGCCGGCGGTGGCACCGCCGGACTGCTGGTGGTCTACGGCGCCGTCATCACCGCCGGCTTCGCGACCTTCCTCCTCGCCCCCTTCGCGGGACGCCTGGCCGCCTACTTCCCGCCCGTCGTCACCGGCACCCTGCTGACCGTCATCGGCGTCACGCTCATCCCCGTCGCCCTCCAGGACGTCGGCGGCGGCCCCGGCCTCATCGGCACTCCCGCCTACGGCGCCCCGTCCCACCTCGCCTACGCGGGCGGCACCCTGCTGTTCATCATGGCCGTGACCCGCTTCGGCGGCCCCTTCCTGAGCAGCATCGCCGTCCTCCTCGGCCTCGTGGGCGGTACCGCCGTCGCCTGGCTGCTCGGCGACGCCGACCTCGGCGGCGTCGACCAGGCGGACTGGCTCGGCGTCAGCACTCCCTTCCACTACGGCATGCCGCACTTCGCGCTGTTCCCGATGCTGGCCATGGTCGTGGTCATGATGATCACCATGGTGGAGACCACCGGCGACGTGTACGCCATGGGCGAGATCACCGGCCGGCACGTCGACGGCGAGACCGTCAGCCGCGCGCTGCGCGCCGACGGCGTGGCCACCGTCCTCGGCGGCGTCTTCAATTCCTTCCCCTACGTGGCCTTCGCGGAGAACATCGGCCTGGTCCGGATCTCCCGCGTCACCAGCCGGTTCGTCGTGGTCGCGGCGGGCCTGTTCATGATCGTGCTGGGGCTGATACCGAAGGCCGGCGCGCTGGTGGCCGCCGTCCCGCACCCGGTGCTGGGCGGCGCCGCCGTCGCCATGTTCGGCATGGTCGCCACCGTCGGCATCCAGATCCTCGCCAAGGTCGACCTGCGGGAGGAGCGCAACGCGCTGATCCTGGCGGTCAGTCTGGGCGCCGCCATGCTGCCGACCGTCGTCGGGCCCTTCTTCGAGCGCATGCCCACCGAGGTACGGGCGGTTCTGGGCAGCGGGATCACCCTCGGCAGCCTCTCGGCCGTCCTGCTGAACCTGTTCTTCCACGCGTTCGGTGGCCGCCGGAGCCGCGAGGACATCGACTGGGACGCGCTCACCGACGCCGAAGCCGACGCCCACCCCCACGGCCACGCCGACGCCCACTTCGCACCGGGCCGCTGA
- a CDS encoding helix-turn-helix transcriptional regulator, which yields MSSPYSSASYPPFSPAEAKAARLRIGLSHGHVCAHLAQLGLHRPPETILAWESGAARPTEAELFALADALWCPTPILMAVRPRTLREHRLARQFTAERLARRIGMPVEAYARAETDHHWTGTDHQTLLLADALGLAPAEVPAVAGLAGELVGLLRQAVEGRWKQYAAPLAQLARLDEGRVAGALRTLHQEYAAFNERYLGHLVARTGDERLREIATDRAAWLRTLPDRFRHLTEGD from the coding sequence GTGTCCTCCCCGTACTCCTCCGCCTCCTACCCGCCCTTCTCCCCGGCCGAGGCGAAAGCCGCCCGGCTGCGCATCGGCCTGAGCCACGGCCACGTCTGCGCCCACCTGGCCCAACTGGGCCTGCACCGCCCGCCCGAAACGATCCTGGCCTGGGAGTCGGGGGCGGCGCGGCCCACGGAGGCCGAACTCTTCGCCCTCGCCGACGCGCTGTGGTGCCCGACGCCGATCCTGATGGCCGTGCGGCCGCGGACCCTCCGCGAGCACCGCCTGGCCCGCCAGTTCACGGCCGAACGGCTCGCGCGGCGCATCGGCATGCCCGTGGAGGCGTACGCGCGGGCCGAGACCGACCACCACTGGACCGGCACCGACCACCAGACCCTGCTGCTGGCCGACGCCCTGGGCCTGGCCCCGGCCGAGGTGCCGGCCGTGGCGGGGCTCGCCGGTGAACTCGTGGGCCTGCTACGCCAGGCCGTCGAAGGCCGCTGGAAGCAGTACGCCGCCCCCCTGGCCCAGCTCGCCCGGCTGGACGAGGGCCGCGTGGCCGGCGCCCTGCGCACCCTGCACCAGGAATACGCCGCGTTCAACGAGCGCTACCTCGGCCACCTCGTCGCCCGCACCGGCGACGAACGGCTCCGCGAGATCGCCACCGACCGCGCCGCCTGGCTCCGCACCCTGCCGGACCGCTTCCGGCACCTCACGGAAGGGGATTGA
- a CDS encoding alpha/beta hydrolase, whose translation MGEEAWEPLRPENLAARRERDAASRPRPTVEELRADGLFEVEELRAPGPPDGPDVTLVSARPAGLVGPLPLLYYMHGGAMIMGNAWSVLPGVLRSMALPLGLAVLSVEYRLAPRTRYPGPLEDCYAGLVWAAEHAAELGIDPDRIVIGGKSAGGGLAAALALLSRDRGGPRALGQLLLCPMLDDRGGTFSSRQMTGIGMWDRAANATAWQALLGERYGAADLPPYASPSRATDLSGLPPAFIEVGSAESFRDEDVAYANAIWQAGGQAELHVWPGAFHGFDSMAPHAALSRDARESRTRWLRRLLAQAESDQAMSGAVNPLP comes from the coding sequence ATGGGCGAGGAGGCGTGGGAGCCGCTCAGGCCGGAGAACCTCGCCGCCCGGCGGGAGCGGGACGCCGCCTCGCGGCCCCGGCCGACGGTCGAGGAGCTGCGGGCCGACGGCCTGTTCGAGGTGGAGGAGCTGCGGGCGCCGGGGCCGCCGGACGGGCCGGACGTCACGCTCGTGAGCGCGCGGCCGGCCGGGCTCGTCGGGCCGCTGCCGCTGCTGTACTACATGCACGGCGGCGCCATGATCATGGGCAACGCGTGGTCCGTCCTGCCCGGGGTCCTGCGCTCGATGGCGCTCCCGCTGGGGCTGGCCGTCCTCTCCGTCGAGTACCGGTTGGCGCCGCGTACGCGCTACCCCGGGCCGCTGGAGGACTGTTACGCCGGACTCGTCTGGGCGGCCGAACACGCGGCCGAACTGGGCATCGATCCGGACCGTATCGTCATCGGCGGGAAGAGCGCCGGCGGCGGGCTCGCCGCGGCCCTGGCCCTGCTGAGCCGTGACCGCGGCGGTCCCCGGGCGCTGGGGCAACTGCTGCTGTGCCCGATGCTCGACGACCGCGGCGGCACCTTCTCCAGCCGGCAGATGACGGGCATCGGCATGTGGGACCGCGCCGCCAACGCGACCGCGTGGCAGGCCCTGTTGGGCGAGCGCTACGGCGCCGCCGACCTGCCGCCCTACGCGTCCCCGTCCCGTGCCACGGACCTCTCCGGACTCCCCCCGGCCTTCATCGAGGTCGGGTCGGCCGAGTCCTTCCGGGACGAGGACGTGGCCTACGCGAACGCGATCTGGCAGGCGGGAGGCCAGGCCGAGTTGCACGTATGGCCGGGCGCGTTCCACGGCTTCGACAGCATGGCCCCGCACGCCGCCCTCAGCCGGGACGCCCGCGAGTCCCGCACCCGCTGGCTCCGCCGCCTCCTCGCGCAGGCCGAATCCGACCAGGCAATGTCCGGTGCGGTCAATCCCCTTCCGTGA
- a CDS encoding glycoside hydrolase family 3 N-terminal domain-containing protein: protein MGTARVTPARRRLRTALLAVTGVLAGLLPLAQATATAAAGDPPPPAAVDRFEGEVPFAGPPAEGIFPWGSDADDRPRLELRERADAPEGAKVLHGTYDISGWGGFSHDFAFDRPAHDWSARGGIRFWWYGQNTAPQPPGSGPRVHFELKDGGANGEASELWTTSFTDDWQGWHLVEIPFSRFEYRTDYQPVGGIDHVLGLTEMWGYAFTLPVGRPGEFMIDGVEAYGAADPVAQTKVVTEATVHPVKEGGSAAVRVAVATTGSGPLTEPVTVAYTTEGGTATPGADYRPVTGTLTFPAGAPSGTARTVTVTTAEDRDGETAETVPVKLTVTGARPPAEDPLVVIDAHGLPYLDPKLPVRTRVADLLARMTPEEKAGQMTQAERNALKAPGDIAAYGLGSLLSGGGSVPNPNTPEGWADMVDGYQLRTRTARLQIPLIYGVDAVHGHNNVVGSTIMPHNIGLGASRDPKLAERTGAVTAAEVRATGVPWDFAPCLCVTRDERWGRSYEAFGEDPALVGAMETVIRGMQGAPDGRDLDRGDKVLATAKHYVGDGGTEFGSSTTGSYTIDQGITRVTRQELEAVHLAPFREAVKRGVGTVMPSYSSVDFLGDDAGPVKMHAHAELINGVLKDRMGFKGFVISDWQAIDQIPGDYASDVRTSVNAGLDMIMVPTAYQDFHRTLVGEAAAGRIPTARIDDAVSRILEQKFTLGLFEKPYADRSGIGTVGSAEHRAVAREAAAKSQVLLKNEGGLLPLKPAQKVYVAGSNADDLGNQAGGWTVSWQGSSGKITQGTTILEGMRKAAGSPDAVTFSKDATAPMAGHDVGVVIVGETPYAEGVGDVGNGHDLELSDADKAAVDRVCAAMRCAVLVVSGRPQLIGDRLERMTALVASWLPGTEGDGVADVLYGKRAFTGRLPVTWPKSQAQLPINVGDAAYDPQFPYGWGLTTPVAPARGGEPALRALAVAAAAVERTTGADSEAGRAVADRARAIVADRIGGRFTEASAKPFAEADHLLLTGDLTGAVARLTAAFRAAAP from the coding sequence ATGGGTACAGCACGTGTGACACCGGCGCGACGCCGGCTCAGAACCGCTCTGTTGGCGGTGACCGGCGTCCTCGCCGGGCTCCTGCCGCTCGCACAGGCCACGGCCACGGCCGCCGCCGGGGATCCGCCTCCTCCGGCGGCGGTCGACCGTTTCGAGGGCGAGGTCCCGTTCGCCGGACCGCCCGCCGAAGGGATCTTCCCCTGGGGCAGCGACGCCGACGACCGGCCCCGGCTGGAACTCCGGGAGCGCGCCGACGCCCCCGAAGGCGCGAAGGTGCTGCACGGCACGTACGACATCAGCGGCTGGGGCGGCTTCAGCCACGACTTCGCCTTCGACAGGCCCGCCCACGACTGGAGCGCCCGGGGCGGCATCCGGTTCTGGTGGTACGGGCAGAACACCGCGCCGCAACCGCCCGGTTCGGGCCCCCGGGTGCACTTCGAGCTCAAGGACGGCGGGGCCAACGGCGAGGCGTCCGAGCTGTGGACGACCTCGTTCACCGACGACTGGCAGGGCTGGCACCTCGTCGAGATCCCGTTCTCCCGGTTCGAGTACCGCACCGACTACCAGCCGGTCGGCGGCATCGACCACGTGCTCGGACTCACCGAGATGTGGGGCTACGCCTTCACCCTCCCGGTGGGCCGCCCCGGCGAGTTCATGATCGACGGGGTGGAGGCGTACGGGGCGGCCGACCCGGTCGCCCAGACCAAGGTCGTCACCGAGGCGACCGTTCACCCTGTGAAGGAAGGCGGTTCGGCCGCCGTGCGGGTCGCCGTCGCCACCACCGGCTCCGGACCGCTCACCGAACCGGTGACCGTCGCGTACACGACCGAGGGCGGTACGGCCACCCCCGGCGCCGACTACCGACCGGTGACCGGCACGCTCACCTTCCCGGCCGGCGCCCCCTCCGGCACCGCCCGCACCGTCACCGTCACCACCGCCGAGGACCGCGACGGCGAGACCGCCGAGACCGTGCCGGTGAAGCTGACCGTGACCGGCGCCCGGCCGCCCGCCGAGGACCCGCTCGTCGTCATCGACGCGCACGGGCTGCCGTACCTCGACCCGAAACTCCCGGTGCGCACAAGGGTCGCGGACCTGCTCGCCCGCATGACCCCCGAGGAGAAGGCCGGGCAGATGACCCAGGCCGAGCGCAACGCGCTGAAGGCCCCCGGTGACATCGCGGCGTACGGGCTGGGCTCACTGCTGTCCGGCGGCGGCTCCGTCCCGAACCCCAACACCCCCGAGGGGTGGGCCGACATGGTGGACGGCTACCAGCTGCGCACCCGGACGGCCCGCCTCCAGATCCCGTTGATCTACGGGGTGGACGCCGTCCACGGCCACAACAACGTCGTCGGTTCCACGATCATGCCGCACAACATCGGCCTGGGCGCCTCGCGCGACCCGAAGCTGGCCGAGCGGACCGGCGCGGTGACCGCCGCCGAGGTCCGGGCGACCGGCGTCCCGTGGGACTTCGCGCCGTGCCTGTGCGTGACGCGCGACGAGCGCTGGGGCCGCTCGTACGAGGCCTTCGGCGAGGACCCGGCGCTGGTCGGCGCGATGGAGACGGTGATCCGCGGCATGCAGGGCGCGCCGGACGGCCGGGACCTGGACCGCGGGGACAAGGTGCTCGCCACCGCCAAGCACTACGTGGGCGACGGCGGCACGGAGTTCGGCTCGTCCACCACCGGCTCGTACACCATCGACCAGGGCATCACCCGCGTCACCCGGCAGGAGCTGGAGGCGGTGCACCTGGCGCCGTTCCGGGAGGCGGTGAAGCGCGGGGTGGGGACGGTCATGCCGTCGTACTCCTCGGTGGACTTCCTCGGCGACGACGCCGGCCCGGTGAAGATGCACGCCCACGCCGAGCTGATCAACGGGGTGCTGAAGGACCGGATGGGCTTCAAGGGCTTCGTCATCAGCGACTGGCAGGCCATCGACCAGATCCCCGGCGACTACGCGAGCGACGTGCGGACATCGGTGAACGCCGGCCTCGACATGATCATGGTGCCGACCGCGTACCAGGACTTCCACCGCACGCTCGTGGGCGAGGCGGCCGCCGGCCGGATCCCGACGGCGCGGATCGACGACGCCGTGTCGCGGATCCTGGAGCAGAAGTTCACGCTCGGCCTCTTCGAGAAGCCCTACGCCGACCGGTCCGGCATCGGTACGGTCGGCTCGGCCGAGCACCGGGCGGTGGCCCGCGAGGCGGCGGCCAAGTCGCAGGTCCTGCTGAAGAACGAGGGCGGGCTGCTGCCGCTGAAGCCCGCACAGAAGGTGTACGTCGCCGGGTCGAACGCGGACGACCTGGGCAACCAGGCCGGCGGCTGGACCGTGAGTTGGCAGGGCTCCTCCGGGAAGATCACGCAGGGGACCACCATCCTGGAGGGCATGCGGAAGGCGGCCGGCTCGCCCGACGCGGTGACGTTCTCCAAGGACGCCACCGCGCCGATGGCCGGGCACGACGTGGGCGTGGTGATCGTCGGCGAGACCCCGTACGCGGAGGGCGTCGGGGACGTCGGCAACGGTCACGACCTGGAACTGTCGGACGCCGACAAGGCCGCCGTGGACCGGGTGTGCGCGGCGATGCGCTGCGCCGTGCTCGTGGTGTCCGGGCGGCCGCAGTTGATCGGCGACCGGCTGGAGCGGATGACGGCCCTGGTCGCGTCCTGGCTGCCGGGCACCGAGGGCGACGGGGTCGCCGATGTGCTGTACGGCAAGCGGGCGTTCACCGGCCGGCTGCCGGTGACCTGGCCGAAGTCGCAGGCGCAGCTGCCGATCAACGTGGGTGACGCGGCCTACGATCCGCAGTTCCCGTACGGCTGGGGCCTGACCACACCGGTCGCGCCCGCGCGGGGCGGCGAGCCGGCGTTGCGGGCCCTCGCCGTGGCCGCGGCGGCGGTGGAGCGTACGACCGGGGCCGATTCCGAGGCCGGGCGGGCGGTGGCGGACCGGGCGCGGGCGATCGTCGCGGACCGGATCGGTGGGCGGTTCACGGAAGCCTCGGCCAAGCCGTTCGCCGAGGCGGACCACCTGCTGCTGACCGGTGACCTGACGGGGGCGGTGGCCAGGCTGACGGCCGCCTTCCGGGCCGCGGCTCCGTAA